In a single window of the Anabas testudineus chromosome 17, fAnaTes1.2, whole genome shotgun sequence genome:
- the trnau1apb gene encoding tRNA selenocysteine 1-associated protein 1-like isoform X1 — translation MFNRQTSLWMGDLDPYMDENFIKQAFSAMGESPFGVKIITHRITGGSAGYCFVELADEASVDRCVQRLNGKLVPGSNPPRKFKLNYATYGKRPEAGPEFSVFVGDLASEVDDFQLHQVFKKYPSCKGAKVVTDQYGYSRGYGFVKFGEESEQKKAIEECQGTMLGGKPLRLSIAVAKSQKMSNYHGSQGQNYHSSYNPSQSSYYGGHGGGGQGGYYSQWGSYDQYGGYNNSGYNSGYNSGYNSGYNYNYGPYGYPPPGHMMPPPPMGMPPMSTDMSGAVEQSHEETDGVEEDNVEEPIPECDVDQWNKAFMQRSEELYDAMMNCHWEPLDSVDSPIPSLS, via the exons ATGTTTAACAGACAGACGAGCCTGTGGATGGGTGAT TTGGACCCATACATGGATGAAAACTTCATCAAGCAGGCCTTCAGTGCTATGGGAGAATCACCATTTGGAGTCAAGATCATTACTCACAGGATAACAGG TGGCTCAGCGGGATACTGCTTTGTGGAACTGGCAGATGAAGCAAGTGTTGACCGCTGTGTCCAGAGACTCAATGGAAAACTTGTTCCTGGATCAAACCCG CCCCGGAAGTTTAAGCTAAACTATGCCACCTATGGTAAACGGCCAGAGGCAGG GCCagagttttcagtgtttgtagGCGACTTGGCCTCTGAAGTGGACGACTTCCAGCTGCACCAAGTTTTTAAGAAGTACCCTTCCTGCAAAGGAGCCAAAGTCGTCACCGACCAGTACGGATACTCTAG AGGCTATGGCTTTGTCAAGTTTGGGGAGGAGAGTGAGCAGAAGAAAGCGATTGAGGAGTGCCAGGGAACGATGCTCGGGGGAAAGCCACTCAGACTCAGTATTGCTGTAGCAAAGAG CCAGAAGATGAGTAACTACCATGGGAGCCAGGGCCAGAATTACCACAGCAGCTACAACCCGTCTCAGTCAAGTTACTACGGCGGCCACGGAGGCGGTGGTCAGGGAGGTTACTACTCTCAGTGGGGGAGCTATGACCAGTACGGTGGCTACAATAACAGTGGTTACAACAGCGGCTATAACAGCGGATACAACTCGGGCTACAACTATAATTATGGGCCCTATGGGTACCCCCCACCAGGCCACATGATGCCACCTCCTCCCATGGGTATGCCACCAATGTCCACCGACATGTCTGGAGCTGTAGAG CAGAGTCATGAAGAGACAGACGGTGTAGAGGAAGATAATGTTGAAG AGCCCATCCCTGAATGTGACGTGGACCAGTGGAATAAAGCTTTTATGCAGCGCAGTGAGGAGCTCTACGACGCCATGATGAACTGTCACTGGGAACCCCTGGACTCTGTTGACTCCCCCATCCCATCTCTCTCTTGA
- the trnau1apb gene encoding tRNA selenocysteine 1-associated protein 1-like isoform X2: protein MFNRQTSLWMGDLDPYMDENFIKQAFSAMGESPFGVKIITHRITGGSAGYCFVELADEASVDRCVQRLNGKLVPGSNPPRKFKLNYATYGKRPEAGPEFSVFVGDLASEVDDFQLHQVFKKYPSCKGAKVVTDQYGYSRGYGFVKFGEESEQKKAIEECQGTMLGGKPLRLSIAVAKSQKMSNYHGSQGQNYHSSYNPSQSSYYGGHGGGGQGGYYSQWGSYDQYGGYNNSGYNSGYNSGYNSGYNYNYGPYGYPPPGHMMPPPPMGMPPMSTDMSGAVESHEETDGVEEDNVEEPIPECDVDQWNKAFMQRSEELYDAMMNCHWEPLDSVDSPIPSLS from the exons ATGTTTAACAGACAGACGAGCCTGTGGATGGGTGAT TTGGACCCATACATGGATGAAAACTTCATCAAGCAGGCCTTCAGTGCTATGGGAGAATCACCATTTGGAGTCAAGATCATTACTCACAGGATAACAGG TGGCTCAGCGGGATACTGCTTTGTGGAACTGGCAGATGAAGCAAGTGTTGACCGCTGTGTCCAGAGACTCAATGGAAAACTTGTTCCTGGATCAAACCCG CCCCGGAAGTTTAAGCTAAACTATGCCACCTATGGTAAACGGCCAGAGGCAGG GCCagagttttcagtgtttgtagGCGACTTGGCCTCTGAAGTGGACGACTTCCAGCTGCACCAAGTTTTTAAGAAGTACCCTTCCTGCAAAGGAGCCAAAGTCGTCACCGACCAGTACGGATACTCTAG AGGCTATGGCTTTGTCAAGTTTGGGGAGGAGAGTGAGCAGAAGAAAGCGATTGAGGAGTGCCAGGGAACGATGCTCGGGGGAAAGCCACTCAGACTCAGTATTGCTGTAGCAAAGAG CCAGAAGATGAGTAACTACCATGGGAGCCAGGGCCAGAATTACCACAGCAGCTACAACCCGTCTCAGTCAAGTTACTACGGCGGCCACGGAGGCGGTGGTCAGGGAGGTTACTACTCTCAGTGGGGGAGCTATGACCAGTACGGTGGCTACAATAACAGTGGTTACAACAGCGGCTATAACAGCGGATACAACTCGGGCTACAACTATAATTATGGGCCCTATGGGTACCCCCCACCAGGCCACATGATGCCACCTCCTCCCATGGGTATGCCACCAATGTCCACCGACATGTCTGGAGCTGTAGAG AGTCATGAAGAGACAGACGGTGTAGAGGAAGATAATGTTGAAG AGCCCATCCCTGAATGTGACGTGGACCAGTGGAATAAAGCTTTTATGCAGCGCAGTGAGGAGCTCTACGACGCCATGATGAACTGTCACTGGGAACCCCTGGACTCTGTTGACTCCCCCATCCCATCTCTCTCTTGA